Proteins from a genomic interval of Clostridium scatologenes:
- a CDS encoding sugar transferase: MENIKIDIQKHIKDKKFQFFLKRILDIVLSLIGIIVLSPIFILLTIWIKMDSEGPAIFKQIRVGKDAEEFTIYKFRTMVVNAEKKRELDIDPTNLENFVFQSRSDNRITKSGAFLRKTSLDEIPQLFNVFFGNMSLVGPRPEIPDVVKFYPEAYRQRLLVPPGITGLAQISGRGEIELGKTVYYDLTYIKEFSIWEDIKILFKTIFSVFKKEGAF; encoded by the coding sequence ATGGAAAATATAAAAATAGATATACAGAAACACATAAAAGATAAAAAATTTCAATTTTTTCTTAAGCGAATATTAGATATAGTTTTATCATTGATAGGAATAATAGTGTTATCTCCTATATTTATATTACTTACTATATGGATTAAAATGGACTCAGAAGGGCCGGCTATTTTTAAACAGATTAGAGTGGGCAAAGATGCAGAGGAATTTACTATATATAAATTTAGAACTATGGTTGTAAATGCAGAAAAAAAGAGAGAATTAGATATAGACCCAACTAATTTGGAGAATTTTGTTTTTCAAAGTAGAAGTGATAACAGAATCACTAAATCAGGAGCTTTTTTAAGAAAAACAAGCTTAGATGAAATTCCACAATTGTTTAATGTTTTCTTTGGAAATATGAGTTTGGTAGGACCTAGACCAGAAATACCAGACGTAGTCAAATTTTATCCGGAAGCTTATAGACAAAGGCTTTTAGTTCCTCCTGGTATAACAGGTTTAGCACAGATAAGTGGAAGAGGAGAAATTGAGTTAGGAAAAACAGTATATTATGATTTAACATATATAAAAGAATTTTCAATATGGGAAGATATAAAAATTTTATTTAAAACTATATTTTCAGTTTTTAAAAAAGAAGGTGCATTTTAA
- a CDS encoding nitroreductase family protein has product MQFYDVIKNRTSIKEFKSTTIDRDKIDRMINAAMMSPSWKNSSCYKFIIVEDKDKKDIIANAVRNETDEAGKAIKEAPIAAVVVADPDKSGEVDGKQYYLVDGAIAMEHFILAATEEGYGTCWVAALDEDMVRHALSIPEKYRIVGVTPVGEIKQEKGHYAAKSAGEYVFRDSWNEAYVGNSKVLH; this is encoded by the coding sequence ATGCAATTTTATGATGTTATAAAAAATAGAACTAGTATAAAAGAATTTAAAAGTACTACTATAGACAGAGATAAAATAGATAGAATGATTAATGCAGCAATGATGTCTCCTTCATGGAAGAATTCCTCATGCTATAAATTTATTATTGTGGAAGATAAGGATAAAAAGGACATTATAGCTAATGCTGTAAGAAATGAAACTGATGAAGCTGGAAAGGCTATTAAGGAAGCACCAATAGCAGCAGTAGTAGTAGCTGATCCTGATAAGTCAGGTGAAGTGGATGGAAAGCAATATTATCTAGTAGATGGAGCCATTGCCATGGAGCATTTTATTCTTGCAGCTACTGAAGAGGGTTATGGTACTTGTTGGGTAGCAGCCTTGGATGAAGATATGGTAAGACATGCACTAAGCATACCTGAAAAATATAGAATTGTTGGAGTTACACCTGTAGGAGAAATAAAACAAGAAAAAGGTCATTATGCTGCAAAAAGCGCTGGGGAGTACGTATTTCGGGATTCTTGGAATGAAGCTTATGTAGGAAATAGCAAGGTTTTACATTAA
- a CDS encoding D-glucuronyl C5-epimerase family protein: MKHLKKIIYIICFIAVFSLKSAYVHAYENSADEYYKLICECSYSEPYKAIKILSEAHELYPKDERFIQELNNRAKVILSWSKGSQLNGKFDGAIYGYNIIIKTNDISQIIKDEANVCMILSKRGEKAINGRINLPQQFDSVENYQNEYEKSGYEYQRIGCYNTFGNYLYIENVSSYSTENDILFDGMGFPMLKYSGKFYYNPITIEQYTLSSYNRYLNAQDENKAYLKNQFLNGANWIINNIDEDGALRYEFNYKHYLCDEEFKPGWVSAMAQGQALSVLSRAYHLTGDKKYFNAGNNIFKFLTTNISDGGVMDNLGGLDESLKDYIFFQLYVTKPQSYTLNGHMYTLIGIYDWSNLDADKEVKEKAKFYFEQGLKTLKYILPYYDIGGFVTYDLGYLTKPGIKPTVNLSYYGCHITLLDALYEITKDKTFGDYAYLWNHYVEKY, from the coding sequence ATGAAACACTTAAAAAAAATTATATATATCATTTGTTTTATTGCAGTTTTTTCATTGAAAAGTGCTTATGTGCATGCTTATGAAAATTCTGCAGATGAGTATTATAAGTTAATATGTGAATGTTCTTATTCAGAACCTTATAAAGCAATAAAGATTCTTTCAGAAGCACATGAACTGTATCCAAAAGATGAAAGATTTATTCAAGAATTAAATAATAGGGCTAAGGTAATATTGAGTTGGAGTAAAGGAAGTCAACTTAATGGAAAGTTTGATGGAGCTATATATGGATATAATATAATAATAAAAACAAATGATATATCACAGATTATAAAAGATGAAGCAAATGTTTGTATGATACTCTCGAAAAGAGGAGAAAAGGCTATAAATGGAAGGATTAATTTGCCACAGCAATTTGATTCAGTAGAAAATTATCAAAATGAATATGAAAAATCTGGATATGAATATCAGAGAATAGGATGTTATAATACATTTGGAAATTACTTGTATATAGAAAATGTTTCAAGTTATTCAACTGAAAATGATATTTTATTCGATGGCATGGGTTTTCCTATGTTAAAGTACTCAGGTAAGTTTTATTACAATCCAATTACTATAGAGCAATATACCCTTAGTTCATACAATAGATATTTAAATGCACAAGATGAAAATAAAGCATATTTAAAAAATCAATTTTTAAATGGGGCAAATTGGATTATAAATAATATTGATGAAGATGGAGCATTAAGGTATGAATTTAATTACAAGCATTATTTGTGTGATGAAGAATTTAAACCAGGATGGGTATCAGCCATGGCTCAAGGTCAAGCGCTAAGTGTATTATCAAGAGCTTACCATTTAACAGGTGATAAAAAGTATTTTAATGCAGGAAATAATATATTTAAATTTTTAACTACTAATATATCAGATGGTGGTGTTATGGATAATTTAGGTGGATTAGATGAGTCACTTAAGGATTATATATTCTTTCAATTGTATGTAACAAAACCTCAATCATATACGTTAAATGGGCATATGTATACGTTGATAGGGATATATGACTGGTCTAACTTAGATGCAGATAAGGAAGTTAAAGAAAAGGCTAAGTTTTATTTTGAACAAGGGTTAAAAACTTTGAAATACATACTTCCATATTATGATATAGGAGGATTTGTGACTTACGATTTGGGGTATTTGACTAAGCCTGGAATAAAGCCTACAGTTAATTTAAGTTATTATGGATGCCATATCACATTACTTGATGCTTTGTATGAAATAACAAAGGATAAAACTTTTGGAGATTATGCTTATTTGTGGAATCATTATGTAGAAAAATATTAA
- a CDS encoding right-handed parallel beta-helix repeat-containing protein: protein MNLKLLNKKSIWLIIIFAITFTIAIRINEVKASASNIYYVSTNGNDSNQGTISSPFRTIKKGMMNLRQGDTLFIRGGIYSNERIDVVNMKGSTEKWYTVKNYPGEIATLDGKGVADVAMKFIGSSYWHIEGLEITNYRGAGIWLNGQSAANSNFQLIGLKIHNFNDPVISAYGTEGILGDGDSNFCTVKNCEIYDVGLLNNLKKDHGIYIGYGIKNWIIDANRIHDNSGAGIHMYGEPDGGSYCTVTNNLVYNNHNYGIVLASKATETNVYNNTLYNNSECDVYMRDGASGNTFKNNIFGSFGSNFNIEIMTGDVVNNSFDYNCYWKTDGQVIYRYTSGLNLNQWKSYGVESHSQYGDPKFINASGGNFRVYGNSRTTGMGIDDGKVPCYDYEGNLREAPTHEIGAYDYNILYDEFDNKTSKNSSNPVKYTIFGGGWRTMVDGSYVMEQYGEANKVMKAISGKATWDNYSVEAKVKMLTSGYGSDAGLIARCSDDGEVYYLVRLETSGITIYKVEHGNWTNLGYTTGNYSKDNWYNMGIICNGSMISASINGRIVKNVIDYSITKGKAGMYTSYYARWDNFKVSPRN, encoded by the coding sequence TTGAATTTGAAATTGCTTAACAAAAAATCTATTTGGCTTATTATTATCTTTGCCATTACTTTTACAATAGCTATAAGAATAAACGAAGTAAAAGCAAGTGCCAGTAACATATATTATGTTTCAACTAATGGTAATGATAGTAATCAAGGAACTATAAGTAGTCCATTTAGAACAATAAAGAAGGGGATGATGAATTTAAGGCAAGGAGATACTCTTTTTATTAGAGGAGGAATTTATTCAAATGAACGTATTGATGTTGTAAATATGAAGGGATCAACTGAAAAGTGGTATACTGTTAAAAATTATCCGGGAGAAATAGCAACACTTGATGGTAAAGGAGTTGCAGATGTAGCAATGAAATTTATTGGTTCATCATATTGGCATATCGAAGGTTTAGAGATAACTAATTATAGAGGTGCGGGAATATGGTTAAATGGACAATCGGCAGCAAATAGCAATTTTCAATTGATAGGATTGAAAATACATAATTTTAATGATCCAGTTATAAGTGCTTATGGAACTGAGGGAATTCTTGGGGATGGAGATTCCAATTTTTGTACAGTAAAAAATTGTGAAATATATGATGTAGGATTGTTAAATAACTTAAAGAAAGATCATGGTATATATATTGGTTATGGCATAAAAAATTGGATCATAGATGCCAATAGAATTCATGATAATTCGGGAGCAGGAATTCATATGTATGGTGAGCCAGATGGAGGGAGCTATTGTACTGTAACTAATAATTTGGTTTATAATAATCATAATTATGGAATTGTATTAGCTTCTAAAGCTACAGAAACAAATGTTTATAACAACACTTTATATAATAATTCTGAATGTGATGTTTATATGAGAGACGGTGCTTCAGGAAATACATTTAAAAACAATATATTTGGATCATTTGGTTCAAACTTTAATATAGAAATTATGACTGGTGATGTTGTAAATAATTCATTTGATTATAATTGTTATTGGAAAACAGACGGACAAGTTATATATAGATATACATCGGGATTAAATTTAAACCAATGGAAATCATATGGGGTAGAATCACACAGCCAATATGGTGATCCAAAGTTTATTAATGCATCTGGAGGAAATTTCAGAGTATATGGAAATAGTAGAACTACCGGAATGGGCATTGATGATGGAAAAGTTCCATGTTATGATTATGAAGGAAATTTACGAGAAGCGCCAACACATGAAATTGGAGCGTATGATTATAATATATTATATGATGAGTTTGACAATAAAACATCTAAAAATAGTTCAAATCCAGTAAAATATACAATATTTGGTGGAGGATGGAGAACTATGGTGGATGGAAGTTATGTAATGGAACAATATGGTGAAGCTAATAAAGTAATGAAGGCGATTAGTGGAAAAGCTACCTGGGATAACTACTCTGTTGAGGCGAAGGTTAAAATGCTTACAAGTGGGTATGGATCTGATGCAGGTCTAATTGCAAGATGCTCTGATGATGGTGAAGTATATTATCTTGTTAGGTTAGAAACCTCAGGTATTACAATATATAAGGTTGAACATGGAAACTGGACTAATTTAGGATATACAACAGGAAATTATTCAAAAGATAATTGGTATAATATGGGTATCATATGCAATGGGTCTATGATTTCAGCAAGTATAAATGGAAGAATTGTCAAAAACGTTATAGATTATTCAATAACTAAAGGTAAGGCTGGAATGTATACATCATATTATGCTAGATGGGATAACTTCAAGGTGTCACCAAGAAATTAA
- a CDS encoding WecB/TagA/CpsF family glycosyltransferase, whose translation MFTRILKYNVFNGTIKELMKYVEQFEKVNIISGNPEVLYNGLNEPLLFENFTSNRAIIIPDGIGTVLASKVVKNPVKEKIAGIELMEEIVKKCEREGKSIYLIGAKQEILDACVEKLQSKYAKLNISGSHNGYFDLNNCNDLIDDIKARKPYALFIAMGSPRQDVFIIKNMEELPCKVFMGVGGSFDVFAGKVKRAPNWMIKLGLEWLYRVAKEPFRVKRLGSIPKFLLEVVKYKSK comes from the coding sequence ATGTTTACTAGGATATTAAAGTATAATGTCTTTAATGGAACGATAAAAGAACTTATGAAGTATGTGGAGCAGTTTGAAAAGGTTAATATAATATCAGGGAATCCAGAAGTTTTATATAATGGTCTTAATGAACCTTTGCTATTTGAGAATTTTACTAGCAACAGGGCTATAATAATTCCAGATGGTATTGGAACTGTACTGGCTTCTAAAGTTGTAAAAAATCCTGTAAAGGAAAAAATTGCAGGTATAGAGCTTATGGAGGAAATAGTAAAAAAATGTGAAAGAGAAGGTAAAAGTATATATTTAATTGGTGCTAAACAAGAGATATTGGATGCTTGTGTAGAGAAACTTCAAAGTAAATATGCTAAGTTAAATATAAGTGGTAGTCATAATGGATATTTCGATTTAAATAATTGTAATGATTTAATAGATGATATTAAAGCTAGAAAACCATATGCATTATTCATAGCTATGGGATCACCAAGACAGGATGTATTCATTATAAAAAATATGGAAGAATTGCCTTGCAAGGTTTTTATGGGTGTTGGTGGAAGTTTTGATGTATTTGCAGGCAAAGTAAAAAGAGCACCTAATTGGATGATAAAGTTAGGATTAGAATGGTTATATAGGGTAGCTAAGGAACCTTTTAGAGTCAAAAGGCTTGGTTCAATACCTAAATTTTTATTAGAAGTTGTTAAATATAAAAGCAAATAG